In a single window of the Natronosalvus caseinilyticus genome:
- the rnhA gene encoding ribonuclease HI, with amino-acid sequence MPVIECDVEDARDRLQDAGVTVESGNTDHERWRASHGGATAVAYENKVVIQGGRPRDLEALLGEGGGRAHVYFDGGARGNPGPAGIGWVIVTSEGIVGEGSETIGRATNNQAEYEALIAALEAARDYGYDELHVRGDSELIVKQVRGEYNTNNPELREKRVTVHELLREFDEWTLEHVPREVNDRADALANEALDQAQ; translated from the coding sequence ATGCCGGTTATCGAGTGCGACGTCGAAGACGCCCGCGACCGCCTCCAGGACGCGGGAGTGACGGTCGAGTCGGGAAACACTGATCACGAACGCTGGCGGGCGTCTCACGGGGGTGCGACGGCCGTCGCCTACGAGAACAAGGTGGTCATACAGGGCGGTAGGCCCCGCGACCTCGAGGCCCTCCTGGGCGAGGGCGGCGGTCGCGCGCACGTCTACTTCGACGGCGGCGCGCGCGGCAACCCCGGGCCCGCCGGGATCGGCTGGGTGATCGTCACGAGCGAGGGTATCGTCGGCGAGGGGAGCGAGACGATCGGGCGTGCGACGAACAACCAGGCCGAGTACGAGGCCCTGATCGCGGCGCTCGAGGCGGCCCGCGACTACGGATACGACGAGCTCCACGTGCGCGGTGATTCGGAGTTGATCGTGAAGCAGGTGCGCGGCGAGTACAACACCAATAATCCCGAACTGCGCGAAAAGCGGGTGACCGTCCACGAACTCCTTCGCGAGTTCGACGAGTGGACGCTCGAGCACGTTCCCCGCGAGGTCAACGACCGAGCGGACGCGCTGGCGAACGAGGCGTTGGATCAGGCTCAGTGA
- a CDS encoding PadR family transcriptional regulator — MSEAQAITGEQSIARELTAFQRNILVILAKEPMYGLAIKRELEDYYGTEVNHGRLYPNLDELVDLGLVEKSELDKRTNQYELTDDGYEAVLDGLEWSLSKVVTGDDRADEIGEIIENSY, encoded by the coding sequence ATGTCAGAGGCACAAGCAATCACCGGCGAGCAGAGTATCGCACGCGAACTTACAGCGTTTCAGCGCAACATTCTGGTCATCCTGGCGAAGGAGCCAATGTACGGCCTAGCCATCAAGCGCGAGCTTGAGGACTACTACGGGACGGAGGTCAACCACGGTCGACTCTACCCCAACCTCGACGAACTCGTCGACCTCGGCCTGGTCGAAAAGAGCGAACTCGACAAGCGAACCAACCAGTACGAACTGACCGACGACGGCTACGAGGCCGTCCTCGACGGTCTCGAGTGGTCGCTCTCGAAGGTCGTCACGGGCGACGACCGCGCCGACGAGATCGGCGAGATCATCGAGAACAGTTACTGA
- a CDS encoding inorganic diphosphatase: MVNLWEDLETGPNAPETIYAVVECLKGERNKYEYDKDVPGVVLDRVLHSNVHYPSDYGFIPQSYYDDEDPFDVLVLVEDQTFPGCVIEARPVALMKMDDDGEQDDKVIAVPDEDPRYDHVQDLEDIPQQQRDEIDEFFSTYKNLEEGKEVETQGWEDRQSAYDAIEHAQGLYEEHFG, encoded by the coding sequence ATGGTCAATCTCTGGGAAGACCTCGAGACCGGACCGAATGCACCGGAAACGATCTACGCTGTCGTCGAGTGTCTCAAGGGCGAGCGAAACAAGTACGAGTACGACAAGGACGTGCCGGGCGTCGTCCTGGACCGAGTGCTCCACTCGAACGTCCACTACCCCTCGGACTACGGGTTTATCCCGCAGAGTTACTACGACGACGAGGACCCCTTCGACGTGCTCGTGCTCGTCGAGGACCAGACGTTCCCCGGCTGTGTCATCGAGGCCCGTCCCGTCGCGCTCATGAAGATGGACGACGACGGCGAGCAGGACGACAAGGTCATCGCCGTCCCCGACGAGGATCCCCGGTACGATCACGTCCAGGACCTCGAGGACATCCCGCAACAGCAGCGCGACGAGATCGACGAGTTCTTCTCGACGTACAAGAACCTCGAGGAAGGCAAGGAAGTCGAGACGCAGGGCTGGGAGGACAGGCAGTCCGCCTACGACGCGATCGAGCACGCCCAGG
- a CDS encoding DUF7108 family protein → MTGHDAFESEPGENDADHASDAAHDLPAEVVDEAERLRRLERNAVDEGEREAYADRRKRLLEEHDYTDHVRADDGDEVLVLHPEEWHDEEAGVIRTDRIEDLTRAVEIPLDGSGDPEDWDTVDERNRALAAEVRDVHGDVHGDTAEALADFMGNHYAKPITSASSDELAEFRSEYFVRNAWPSEKQRDAIDNSLERIYETAEKPVPEFRSEPSQ, encoded by the coding sequence ATGACCGGCCACGACGCGTTCGAATCCGAACCGGGTGAAAACGACGCCGACCACGCGTCCGACGCAGCGCACGACCTGCCCGCCGAGGTCGTCGACGAGGCCGAACGCCTCCGACGGCTCGAGCGAAACGCCGTCGACGAGGGAGAACGCGAGGCCTACGCCGACCGCCGGAAGCGGTTGCTCGAGGAACACGACTACACGGACCACGTCCGCGCGGACGACGGCGACGAGGTACTCGTCTTACACCCCGAGGAGTGGCACGACGAGGAAGCCGGGGTCATCAGAACGGACCGGATCGAGGACCTCACGCGCGCGGTCGAAATTCCGCTCGACGGGTCGGGCGATCCCGAGGACTGGGATACCGTCGACGAGCGAAACCGGGCGCTCGCGGCCGAAGTTCGCGACGTTCACGGCGACGTCCATGGCGACACCGCCGAGGCGCTCGCGGACTTCATGGGGAACCACTACGCGAAACCGATCACGTCGGCCTCGAGCGACGAACTCGCGGAGTTCCGGTCTGAGTACTTCGTTCGTAACGCCTGGCCCTCCGAGAAACAACGCGACGCTATAGACAACTCTCTCGAACGTATTTACGAGACGGCCGAAAAACCGGTGCCCGAATTCCGGTCGGAACCGTCCCAGTGA